Part of the Denticeps clupeoides chromosome 3, fDenClu1.1, whole genome shotgun sequence genome, AACTACTACCATTACTAATGCCGTTAGAGAAATGAATTTATAAATTAATTCAAGGAGAAAAtgttatatagtttttttttttgtttatgcaaTTGCTTATGATTTCTTTATATCTTAAAACTGAACCAGTCTGTTTTTAATCTGGTTCTTTATTTCTCCAAAAATGACCACTAAGAGGTAAGAGCAATATTCATGCCAATATCCATAACAATGTTTCACAGAGAATGAGCCAGAGAGGTCCAACCACAGAATTGATgcccaaaataataaaatgctttaTCATTCTCCAGATTCAAGTAATTATGCACACTTCCTTTTCGAGGCCtttgacaaacaaaaaaatggagcAGTGAGCTTTGATGTGAGTACTGATGTGAGTATGCATTGATTGTGCAGTGATTGCTTAAGAAACTTAACATCCTGACTCACTGTTTGACATCTAACAGGATTTTGTCACAAGCCTGTCGATTATCCTACGTGGGTCAGTGACAGATCGTCTCAGCTGGGCATTTAATCTCTATGACCTCAACAAAGATGGCTGCATTACCAAAGAGGTACTGTAGAGGGCATTGTGTAGCAGCTGATGCTGGTGGAGTGCGCAGATGTTGCTGCACTGCAACTGAGAGAAACACAGATATGCAGCGTTTTGGTGTTTCGGTTCATGGATGAttctttcctccctccctccttcaggAGATGACTTCCATCATCAAATCCATTTATGACATGATGGGGACATACACGTACCCTTGCATCAGGGATGACGCTCCCAAGGAACATGTGGAGAGCTTCTTCCAGGTGTCTGTCTGCCGCCAACATCTACCCTGCTCTCACTAAGATAGATGAGCAAATATACTAGACAATCATCAATCATAAATGCAGAAATGCCAATTGTTgtagaaaattatttaaattatggtcatatttatttatctccCAGTCCTATATATTAAAGTGACATCTGgctgtaaaaaatgtgaaaggatCCATGGAAAACACACATGGTTAACCTACAGGCTGTGTTCTACCTGTGTAGACTGTGTGCTCTTGTGTGTGCAAGCATCAGATCAACAGACCatttccccccttctttttcttcattaagAAAATGGACATGAACAAGGATGGAGTCGTCACCATGGAAGAGTTCCTTGCTTCATGCCAAAAGGTCCTGACCCCAAGTATATAGAGCATTGTTTTATCTCTCTGATGCTCATAATCATTGTGTACTTGTGCTTGTTTCACAGGATGAAAACATTATGCAGTCCATGCATCTATTCGAAAATATCTTGTAGAGTAGATGAGGTTGGGGCGTGCTTCCGTTTCCTCCATCACCTGCAGAAGAGAAGGAAGAGatggtgaaatatttattttaagtgttCACACACCTTTTTTAGAATAAAAACAGTCCTTGTGTTCCTTCACTTCAACCTCAAAAAGACCAGATCTCAGTGGTTTAAAACCGATGAATAAACCATCTTGTCATTTTTATACATAAACATATGTATATGATGTATGAAAGGATCTCACAtctgttatctttttttttttattctttatttcatATTGAAGCAAGGTCATGGGACAATTTCCCCTGCCACCTTCTAGTTGTTCTAGTCTTCCTGTTCtgaccatcacacacactcatacagcaATAATCAAAGCGCTGCAAGATTTAGTCTGATTCAATGGCCTGAGCTATGTATTTACAGTATGTCTTGTCTTCTTCGGTGAATTAGTCTTGGTCAGTAGGTAACAATAGATCATGAACAGGTGACCTGCATGGTGGAGGAATAATGGGGAATCTGGTTGACATTTGTAAAACAGTGAATGAGGAATGTAGACActgctacattttttttgattgcTGCTTGCGCAGTGGACATGGTGCAACTATTGCAGAGCCAGTCAAACGCATGAGACGCCACAAAATCAGTGTTCATGCTCTGTCTGAAATGAGGGACGCTCTGAATCACTATGCTGGCATAAGAAGTGTTCATATCGACTGTGTGTACTTTGTGCATGCAATTAAACGTGGACAGCAAATCTATATTGGGGGTTAATGTTGCCATGGCCTGATATTAACCGAACAAAATAAATTCACAGTTGCTATGCAGTTTGCCctcatttatttgcatttaagaCCAAGTGATATATTACTAATTCGGTTTGTCAGAATTCATGAATAAAGCCATGTTTGGTTTGGAAGTTGGAAATGAACAAGTTTTAGTAGGGGGACAGAAATCCCATGGATGTGGGtagtttgtttcacttcagaaagTAGATTTGGAGAGAGTAGACAAAAGAAATAATAGCCAACATTTTGAACAGCTGGACTGTTCACCTAAATATGGCTGATGATTCATgtccagaaagaaaaaaaacaaacaaggatTTAAAAAACACTTAAGAGTGTGTATTGTTTCATTTGCTAGGTTACATCCATACTTCATCCACATAATATAATCTGAAATTAGGTTCACATAAAGTCACTATATtatgggtgttagtagcctagtgggtaacacacttgcctatgaaccagaagacccaggttcaaatcccatttactacaattgtgtccctgagcaagacacctaaccctaaattgctccagggggattgtccctgtaactactgattgtaagtcgctctggataagggtgtctgataaatgctgtaaatgttcatgtatTAGCTGTTCATAACTATTCTGATTGCAGGATGTCAGATATTGTTAAGaaaaatttaaacaattaaataattatgaGGAAATACGACTACTTTTCAGAAGAGGAAATACAGAATataatacagaaatatattcTGACCTGTAAGCTGGATGCTTTATTGTGAAGAGTTTTTCAGCTTGTCTCTGAAATAGCAAAGCCACATGGTAATAAATTATTAAcaaatatattgaaaaatgtCCTCCAATCactacacagtaaaaaaaacaaactgtagtagcctagtgggtaacacactcgcctatgaaccagaagacccaggttcaaatcccacttacaaccattgtgtccctgagcaagacacttaaccctatgttgctccaggggggactgtccctgtaactactgattgtaagtcgctctggataagggcgtctggtaatatgctgtaaatgtgaatgtacacTAAAAGACTTTTAACTCTTTCAGATGACATCCCCCTCATAATTAGAGTAAAATTTACTCTATGGCCTGCGTTATACTGAATTTAGTGTCAAaatttacaatgaaatgtgtaaaattatTTAGCATTGAGGTTTATTCACAGTAATATGATTTACTCCTTATTTTTACTCCAGAATTGGTTTAATTTGAATGTGCAATGATATATAATGTGTATTTCTCTGTAgtgttattttttacatattcatcaTATGATGCTATATTACTAAATGCCTGTGATCAAACCTTTATTATCTAGGAAGTAGCTACTTAACATTATAACCATGGGTGAATGGTGCCAACACGTCCTTCAGTGAAATAATACTCATGTAGCATTACTCATAAAACTCATTCAATGTCAGGCAGGACTGGATTGGGGACAAGACAATTTTAACTTGAACCTCACTGGCAAGATCAACACTCTTGCCTCTCGATCTCTGGGGTGCTGTGGATAAAGCCGGCAATCATTCGTAAAATAAACCAGTGGAAACTTACCTCCTTGTGTTCAGCCTCACTGGCGTTCTCATTCCCACCAACACACGCTCTCTTTCTGTTCCACGTCAGTGTTCTCAGATGTATGCATGTGTACAAGAACTTCTTGGCAGAACATTCACTTTGACCTAAACATCtttattaagaaataaaatacGGGACTTTTGTTAATGGCAGCAAAAGCAATTTCTGTTGTAGACCTTGAACATGTGATTATGAGTTGGTGTTGAAAGGCACCTTATCTCACCAAGGTTATGAATATTATAACTCATTCATGTTTTATGTTTGCACCTCATagtatacatgtttttttttaaaagcccagcaGATTGTGCTGTCATGCCTCTCTTCATCCCTTTATGGGGGATTACAATTATTAATATCACCAGATCCCTTTGTAGTAGGATTACTGTGATTGtctttcatttgtgtttctctACTGACTTTGTTTGTGTATTCAAATGCTTTTTAATCATTCCCACAGGTAATAAAACACATCCTGATAACAGGCCCAAAAACCGGTAGAATGTGGCAGAAAGTAGCTGTTTTGGGGCATGCTGTGTGGGGCATGAATTCTGGAGAAGAAGCATgaacacatatatatttatatatatataaggaaGAAGTGATGGAAGAAttgagtgattgtcacatgggatacacagcagcacagcacatggtgcacacagtgaaatttgtcctctgcatttaacccatcaccctgagtgagcagtgggcagccatgacaggcgcccggggagaagtgtgtggggacggtgctttgctcagtggcacctcagtggcaccttggatcgggattcgaaccggcaaactttaAGATAGTAAAGATAATATAGACAGATAAGAACCTATTTTGTTTATATTATAACTAAATATTGCTTCTGGCAGCAGTTGTTTTAAATTGATTTCACAAATTTCCATATCTTTTATTGCCACTCACATACACAATGAGCAATCAGACACAATATCAGAGGAAGGTAAGCTCACTCACAGCCTTTTGTAATAGAGCCACCTGTCCCACAGAGACAATGCAGGCTGTTTTTCAGGCAGCTGAATTCATTTACATGTGCAAAATTGCAAACCTATGCTGACTGCTAGACTAATAAATCCATCAAATATAGAATCAGATTTAAGTAAGACCAGACCTTAGTTTAGTTCTCTCAGTGTAAATGAATAAGCCTGTCTTGATCTTGTCTTGGAATTTATAGTCTTTAAGGTCAATTTAAGTTGAAGCAAACACCACTGCCTTTCTTCTTCTACTTTGCTCCATTATCTTTCTGTCCTCTCTCTTTTCATTACTGCTTGCTGACCATTGCCACATTATTAGGCTGCATTATTGCTCACCATCTGCATCATGGGCCTCAGAGGAGGGAAACCGAGGAGCATTTGTGAATTTTTGACGGGTAACGTTTGTAAGCGTGAGAAATGCGATTTGTGGCgtgtggaaatgtgtgtttCACACGCTCAATGCACTTGGTTACATTCACACATCTGCAATACACTTATTTTTAAAGTCTCcgcatttaacattttttggcATATACCCATATACAGGCTTTTCCCATATGTGATCCAGATAGGTCATACCTGAAACTGTAAGATCGCCACGGGTTTGATCCCATGTGGCCTCCGTCCTTCCTCAACTGGGAAATGTAAAAACTTCGTCTGTTTCTGaatgtattttacattacatcattGTATAGCGTGGGTTTTATTTTCAAGTAAACGCTTGTTTATATCTCAGGATTAAAAACGTGAAGCGACATATTCAAACGGCCCAATAGGAGACCTAGTGAAGCTGGGACGCGCGGTTAAGCCACGCCCACGTGCGAACGCGAACCAATCCGGCTCATAGTAGGCGGAGCGACCGTGGCAGTCGCGCTGGATTCAAACGGAAGATGGCCGCTGAGAAAGAAATCGAGGAGAGCCAGCACAATGCaaggtaattaaaaaaatgatcatattgCATAGGCACATGCAttatacatgtaaatatatatagataaagggagggagggaggaagacgGAGTTCCCAGCCTTTCTGATCCAGCAACATCAGGCAGCTTCTGCCAGTTTACATAAACCAGACAGACTGCATAAACAGACCCACCTTTCCTAGGCAAGTCTGGTTTTTAATGGATTTCCATCTCTGATGAACTTTCATTGGTCAGTGGTCAGTGATTATGACCTTCCTATGTTACTGTTTGATATATTTCTAAACCTCTATAGAAAGCATTATAATGAATAACATTGTTACTTTTGCATCAGTGCACCTTAATGCTATAAACAGTACAGAAGCAGCGCTGGGGATGAACAGTCGACTCTGTTCCTCTGGCTGCATTCTGAACAGGTCTGTGCAGTTTGCTATTTTCTGGTCTTTCCAGAGGCAAGATGTGCAACATGTCAGCCAAGCCAGATTCAGGAGCCAACGGAGGAAGTGGCTGTGCGCCTGTAATCTACAACCCTGACTTCTTTGTGGAGAAGCTGCGGCATGAGCAGCCGGAGATTTTTACCGAGCTGGTCCTGAGCAACATCACGCGGCTCATCGACCTCCCTGGCACAGAATTTGCTCAGTTGTTGGGGGAAGAGGAGCCAAAGACGCCCACCAACTCTGGTTCAGGAGTTGGCTTCTTCCGCTCCTTCAACTTCCTGAAGCGGAAAGGTCTGATGTAATATGGTTTACAGATTTTTATGggcaattttaattttaatgaatcAGTTTTGCATGTTTGTAATTCCATTATTTCAGTGTCCATCTTTTTGTTTTCAGATAAAGGAGTTGTCTTTGGGACGCCGGTGAACGAAGAAGGAATTGTCCACATATGCCATCTTATAGAGTACCTCAGCAAAAGTGAGTTGTTTGCAAGGTTCAATATTTAAACTGTCTGAATATCTACCTGTCTTTTACACTCAACGTGTCTGCAGACCTGCATGTGCAGGGCCTGTTTCGAATCCCGGGAAACAGCACAAGGCAACAGGCTCTTCGCGAGCAGCTGAACAGCGGGGCCGACATTGACCTGGCTTCCGGAGACTTCCATCCAAACGATGTGGCCAGCCTGCTGAAGAGCTTTCTAGGAGAACTGCCAGAGCCACTGCTTACTCACCGTCATTTCCACGCCCATCTCAAGATAGCAGGTGCTCCAAGTCTACAAGTCtaataatatttcaaaaacCTTTATACCACTCTGTTCACACCTTACTGTcaactcatcatcatcatcatcatcataataacCTTAATGTGTTGCTTAACAGATATTCTTATGCATTACATGATAATTTTTCACTCATCCTGGTGCAGATCTCACGCTGTTTGATGAACAGGGGAACAAGACGGCCACGCCCGATAAGGAGCGGCAGATCGAGGCTTTGCAGCTGCTCTTCATGCTGCTGCCCACGGCCAACCGGACGCTGCTCAAGCTGCTGCTGGATCTGCTCTACCAGACCGCCAAGCACCAGGACAGGAACAAGATGTCCGCCCACAACCTTGCCCTCATGTTCGCTCCCCACGTCATGTGGCCTAAAAATGTACTACTTCCCGTTGGTTCTGTTAGCTGGCCAGTGCAAGTGCGGCCTTGCTTGTGACATTTGTAATCTTGTATTTTGTTGCATGCTGTTATTTATGCGCCGTCATCATATGTTTAACACCAGACATTTAGTCTCATTCACAGATTAAtgaatcatttaattaaaacagatgACTGCAAATGATGTACAGGAGAATCTAAAGAAACTCAACAGTGGAATGGCCTTCCTCATTAAACACTCTCAGAAGCTGTTTAGGGTGAGTAGTGTGAAAATTTAGTTAAGCTTTATACAATTTTGCAATTTAGCAGATTCAAATATGAAAGCTCAGTTGAGCTTTTCAGAGAGACAGTTATTCCATGTAAATTTTTAGTTGGATTTCCATACCAGCACacttgcatgttttttttttttttttttttttagttttaatagTATACTGTTCCCTCTCCTGCAGGCTCCTGCGTATCTACGGGAACTCGCACGGCTGCAGTTTACTGCCACAAAGCTCTTACATTCCAaagttggtgttttttttttttttttttttttttttttttttccttctccttcagTTACAAAGACCTACAGTGACTGTCAGTTGTATTTTTACCTCTGTTTAAGGATGATTTGGACCTCTTGCCGGCGAACGCATCCCCAGCTCGGCTTCTGTCCAAGAGACGCGGCCAGGCCCTCGACTGCGAGCAGCACACTGAGGAGGCGCTGAAAGAGCTCTTCCACCACGTCAACAGCAACATGCCGAGCTCcgccaagaagaagaagctcaTTCGACAGGTCCCTGCACATCATTTCATTAAATTTCTAATTATTTCTCAGTCTTAGTGACCCCTTATACTGTATCGGAAGTTTCTATCCGAAATTCagctttggtgcagaattacaggcactttGATCTAgtctcacaatgagatttccccaagATTTTAaattcctcattagcatttatgaggaggaggagaggcgggatgaggaggagagcgggcatttgtggaaatggtgtcatcaacaccattcaccaaccacaatgtt contains:
- the kcnip2 gene encoding Kv channel-interacting protein 2 isoform X2 encodes the protein MKAKSREQSFTDSRDLDGSNDLLTGNPPSGKKTIKQRFLKLLPCCRSDSTSPIIQNSVDDDFELSTVCYRPEGLDKLMQVTKFDKRELQILYRSFKSECPSGAVDEETFKLIYSQFFPQGDSSNYAHFLFEAFDKQKNGAVSFDDFVTSLSIILRGSVTDRLSWAFNLYDLNKDGCITKEEMTSIIKSIYDMMGTYTYPCIRDDAPKEHVESFFQKMDMNKDGVVTMEEFLASCQKDENIMQSMHLFENIL
- the kcnip2 gene encoding Kv channel-interacting protein 2 isoform X1 gives rise to the protein MKAKSREQSFTDSRDLDGSNDLLTGNPPSGKKTIKQRFLKLLPCCRSDSTSPIIQNSVDDDFELSTVCYRPEGLDKLMQVTKFDKRELQILYRSFKSECPSGAVDEETFKLIYSQFFPQGDSSNYAHFLFEAFDKQKNGAVSFDVSTDDFVTSLSIILRGSVTDRLSWAFNLYDLNKDGCITKEEMTSIIKSIYDMMGTYTYPCIRDDAPKEHVESFFQKMDMNKDGVVTMEEFLASCQKDENIMQSMHLFENIL
- the arhgap19 gene encoding rho GTPase-activating protein 19 isoform X1, with product MAAEKEIEESQHNARGKMCNMSAKPDSGANGGSGCAPVIYNPDFFVEKLRHEQPEIFTELVLSNITRLIDLPGTEFAQLLGEEEPKTPTNSGSGVGFFRSFNFLKRKDKGVVFGTPVNEEGIVHICHLIEYLSKNLHVQGLFRIPGNSTRQQALREQLNSGADIDLASGDFHPNDVASLLKSFLGELPEPLLTHRHFHAHLKIADLTLFDEQGNKTATPDKERQIEALQLLFMLLPTANRTLLKLLLDLLYQTAKHQDRNKMSAHNLALMFAPHVMWPKNMTANDVQENLKKLNSGMAFLIKHSQKLFRAPAYLRELARLQFTATKLLHSKDDLDLLPANASPARLLSKRRGQALDCEQHTEEALKELFHHVNSNMPSSAKKKKLIRQFVKQSTPGTPSSQNQTPTSTKHCRSRSFGGLIKRKVLGTQPTVDRRGRHVSPEAVGKAGKENISLQPDSSAVCISKTQKTYI
- the arhgap19 gene encoding rho GTPase-activating protein 19 isoform X2 gives rise to the protein MCNMSAKPDSGANGGSGCAPVIYNPDFFVEKLRHEQPEIFTELVLSNITRLIDLPGTEFAQLLGEEEPKTPTNSGSGVGFFRSFNFLKRKDKGVVFGTPVNEEGIVHICHLIEYLSKNLHVQGLFRIPGNSTRQQALREQLNSGADIDLASGDFHPNDVASLLKSFLGELPEPLLTHRHFHAHLKIADLTLFDEQGNKTATPDKERQIEALQLLFMLLPTANRTLLKLLLDLLYQTAKHQDRNKMSAHNLALMFAPHVMWPKNMTANDVQENLKKLNSGMAFLIKHSQKLFRAPAYLRELARLQFTATKLLHSKDDLDLLPANASPARLLSKRRGQALDCEQHTEEALKELFHHVNSNMPSSAKKKKLIRQFVKQSTPGTPSSQNQTPTSTKHCRSRSFGGLIKRKVLGTQPTVDRRGRHVSPEAVGKAGKENISLQPDSSAVCISKTQKTYI